The Dreissena polymorpha isolate Duluth1 chromosome 10, UMN_Dpol_1.0, whole genome shotgun sequence genome includes a region encoding these proteins:
- the LOC127849152 gene encoding prostatic spermine-binding protein-like produces the protein MVRVLRVSSVGLNRREIRRKKDGVDNDNNYDDGDEEDDDDDDQASAASAFAGDVDNNNNDDDDDTDNDDNDDNDDDDDDDDNDNDVGDDDDDDDDDDDDADDDDDDDDDDDDVGDDDDDDDDDDDDDDDDDDDDDDDDDDDDDDDDDDDDDDDDDDDEDDDDDDDDDDDDNSATGMASFCMRSEHTL, from the exons GAGAAAAAAAGATGgtgttgataatgataataattatgacgatggtgatgaagaagatgatgacgacgatgatcaaGCTAGTGCTGCTTCTGCTTTTGCTGGTgatgttgataataataataatgatgac gatgatgatactgataatgatgataatgatgataatgatgatgatgatgatgatgatgataatgataatgatgttggtgatgatgatgatgatgatgatgatgatgatgatgatgccgatgatgatgatgatgatgatgatgatgatgatgatgttggtgatgatgatgatgatgatgatgatgatgatgatgatgatgatgatgatgatgatgatgatgatgatgatgatgatgatgatgatgatgatgatgatgatgatgatgatgatgatgatgatgatgatgatgaagatgatgatgatgatgatgatgatgatgatgatgataattcaGCAACAGGCATGGCAAGTTTTTGCATGAGATCAGAGCACACTTTGTAA